From the genome of Pseudoliparis swirei isolate HS2019 ecotype Mariana Trench chromosome 10, NWPU_hadal_v1, whole genome shotgun sequence, one region includes:
- the LOC130200423 gene encoding transmembrane protein 60-like — protein MSLAQRVLLTWVFTLVFLIMLVLKLDGKVQWNWFLIFLPVWVFDGILILMLAIKMAGRCKPGYDPRNGSPDLRLRAWYLTAMLLKLGFCLTLCAKLEKLADVKLTFVCIPLWTMLLGALVELGMNIFPERRDA, from the exons ATGTCTCTGGCTCAGAGGGTTTTGTTGACCTGGGTCTTCACCCTGGTCTTCCTCATCATGCTAGTACTGAAACTGGATGGGAAG gtgcAGTGGAACTggttcctcatcttcctcccggTGTGGGTATTTGACggcatcctcatcctcatgctTGCCATCAAGATGGCGGGCCGCTGCAAGCCCGGGTACGACCCGCGCAACGGCTCCCCGGACCTGCGTCTGCGCGCCTGGTACCTGACGGCCATGCTGCTCAAGCTGGGCTTCTGCCTGACGCTGTGCGCCAAGCTGGAGAAGCTGGCGGACGTGAAGCTGACGTTTGTGTGCATCCCACTGTGGACCATGTTACTGGGGGCACTGGTGGAGCTGGGGATGAATATCTTTCCTGAAAGGAGAGACGCCTAA